From a single Podarcis raffonei isolate rPodRaf1 chromosome 10, rPodRaf1.pri, whole genome shotgun sequence genomic region:
- the LOC128422429 gene encoding zinc finger protein 345-like, with protein sequence MECGNCFSFNANLTRHQRTHTGEKPFKCIECGKRFSDNGKLRRHQQTHTGEKPCKCMECGKTFRDNGTLRGHQATHTGEKPYECMECGKSFSFNGSLRRHQRTHTGEKPLKCIECGMRFSDNGKLRRHQQTHTGEKPFKCMECGKRFSDNGNLRRHQQTHTGEKPFKCMECGKTFRDNGTLRGHQQTHTGEKPYECMECGKSFSFNANLTRHQRTHTGEKSFKCIECGKRFSDNGALRRHQRTHTGEKPYKCMHCGKGFSQNGDLRKHQRTHTGEKPYECMECGKSFSFNGSLRIHQRTHTEEKPYECMECGKSFIDNGNLRRHQQTHTGEKPFKCMECGKKFSQSGQLNRHQLTHTGEKPYE encoded by the coding sequence atggagtgtggaaattGCTTTAGTTTCAATGCAAACCTTAcacgacatcaacggactcacacaggggaaaaaccatttaaatgcattgagtgtggaaagagatttagtgataatggaaaacttagaagacatcaacagactcacacaggggagaaaccatgtaaatgtatggagtgtggaaagaccttccgtgataatggaacccttagaggaCATCAAgcgactcacacaggggagaaaccatatgaatgtatggagtgcggaaagagcttcagtttcaatggaagccttagaagacatcaacggactcacacaggggagaaaccacttaaatgcattgagtgtggaatgagatttagtgataatggaaaacttagaagacatcaacagactcacacaggggagaaaccatttaaatgcatggagtgtggaaagagatttagtgataatggaaaccttagaagacatcaacagactcacacaggggagaaaccatttaaatgtatggagtgtggaaagacctttcgtgataatggaacccttagaggacatcaacagactcacacaggggagaaaccatatgaatgtatggagtgcggaaagagcttcagtttcaatgcaaaccttacacgacatcaacggactcacacaggggaaaaatcatttaaatgcattgagtgtggaaagagatttagtgataatggagcccttagaagacatcaacggactcacacaggggagaaaccttataaatgtatgcattgtggaaagggcttcagtcagaatggagaccttagaaaacatcaacggactcacacaggggagaaaccatatgaatgtatggagtgcggaaagagcttcagtttcaatggaagccttagaatacatcaacggactcacacagaggagaaaccatatgaatgtatggagtgtggaaagagctttattgataatggaaaccttagaagacatcaacagactcacacaggggaaaaaccatttaaatgcatggagtgcggaaagaaattcagtcagagtggacagctTAATAgacatcaactgactcacacaggggagaaaccatatgaatga